One segment of Neoarius graeffei isolate fNeoGra1 chromosome 20, fNeoGra1.pri, whole genome shotgun sequence DNA contains the following:
- the hs3st3b1a gene encoding heparan sulfate glucosamine 3-O-sulfotransferase 3B1a has product MEYSLLFCQTSCAVSFHPGKSRLVVACVMLTLWAYMLYCCVGYCASVPRFAADSDGMWTKPETADSFISSGRDAYSKAHSRDLLNNENELDSRADEWEESKAELRTVEDGTGATGADNGTEVKKLPQAIIIGVKKGGTRALLEFLRVHPDIRAVGAEPHFFDRNYDKGLEWYRELMPKTIEGQITMEKTPSYFVTKEVPGRIYAMSKDTKLIVVVRDPVTRAISDYTQTRSKKPDIPSFESLTFKNATAGVIDATWSALQIGMYARHLKHWLQFFPLSQILFVSGERLITDPAGEMARVQDFLHLRRLVTENHFHFNPAKGFPCLKKPASKSKPHCLGKTKGRTHPNIHPTVVRQLQDFYKPFNKKFYLMTGQDFGWD; this is encoded by the exons ATGGAATATAGCTTGCTGTTCTGTCAGACCTCGTGTGCCGTTTCGTTTCACCCGGGAAAAAGTAGACTTGTAGTGGCGTGCGTCATGCTGACTCTTTGGGCGTACATGCTTTACTGCTGCGTTGGTTATTGCGCTTCGGTGCCGAGGTTCGCTGCGGACTCGGACGGGATGTGGACGAAGCCGGAGACTGCGGACTCCTTTATCAGCTCGGGAAGGGACGCTTACTCCAAAGCGCACTCGAGGGACTTGTTAAACAATGAGAATGAGCTGGACAGCAGAGCAGACGAGTGGGAGGAGAGCAAGGCTGAGCTAAGGACTGTGGAGGACGGGACAGGAGCGACAGGTGCCGACAATGGGACGGAGGTGAAGAAGCTGCCCCAGGCCATCATCATCGGGGTGAAAAAGGGCGGCACGCGTGCGCTGCTCGAGTTCCTGCGCGTGCACCCTGACATCAGGGCTGTGGGCGCAGAGCCGCACTTCTTTGATCGGAACTACGATAAAGGACTCGAGTGGTACAG AGAGCTGATGCCTAAGACTATAGAGGGCCAAATTACCATGGAAAAGACCCCTAGCTACTTTGTGACCAAGGAGGTCCCAGGCCGCATCTACGCCATGTCGAAGGACACTAAGCTGATCGTGGTCGTGCGGGACCCAGTTACACGAGCCATCTCAGATTATACTCAAACACGTTCCAAGAAACCAGACATACCCTCCTTTGAGAGCCTGACCTTCAAGAATGCAACAGCAGGCGTGATTGATGCCACATGGAGTGCCTTGCAGATTGGTATGTATGCCCGGCACCTGAAGCACTGGCTGCAGTTCTTCCCGCTCAGTCAGATCTTGTTTGTGAGTGGTGAGCGGCTAATCACTGACCCAGCTGGTGAGATGGCACGTGTGCAGGACTTCCTGCACTTGAGGAGGTTGGTCACAGAGAACCACTTCCACTTCAACCCAGCCAAGGGCTTCCCATGCCTGAAGAAGCCAGCAAGCAAGAGCAAGCCCCACTGCCTAGGCAAAACCAAAGGACGCACCCACCCAAACATCCATCCTACTGTTGTGCGTCAACTGCAAGACTTCTACAAGCCATTTAACAAAAAATTTTACCTCATGACTGGGCAAGATTTTGGCTGGGATTga